In Actinoplanes sp. NBC_00393, a single genomic region encodes these proteins:
- a CDS encoding zinc-dependent alcohol dehydrogenase family protein — MRATLYGGPGDITVGERPDPRLETPADAVVRVTLGCVCGSDLWYYRGVNPHALGPIGHEFIGVVEQVGADVSTLRPGDLVVAPFTFCDGTCANCLAGWQGNCLHGGSFGNHGVDGGQGEYVRVPFADATLVKVPGHGHSDAVLKSLVALSDVMCTGHHAAVSAGVKAGDTVAVVGDGAVGLCAVIAAKRLGAERIISLSRNPVRQALAREFGATDIVTERGDDATKLIMEMTSGIGVDAALECVGTGQSMATAFGIARVGSIVGAVGVPHDSVVPIQTVIFRNIGLRGGVAPARRYIPELLDDVLAERINPGLVFDYETDLDGIGDAYTAMLERRATKSLVRIGA, encoded by the coding sequence ATGCGAGCCACTCTCTACGGCGGTCCCGGTGACATCACCGTCGGCGAGCGCCCCGACCCGCGTCTGGAGACTCCCGCCGACGCGGTCGTACGGGTGACGCTGGGCTGCGTCTGCGGCTCCGATCTCTGGTATTACCGAGGGGTCAACCCGCACGCGCTCGGCCCGATCGGCCACGAGTTCATCGGCGTCGTCGAGCAGGTCGGCGCTGACGTCAGCACGCTGCGGCCCGGGGACCTTGTCGTGGCACCGTTCACTTTCTGTGACGGCACCTGCGCCAACTGCCTCGCCGGCTGGCAAGGGAACTGCCTGCACGGCGGCTCGTTCGGCAACCACGGCGTCGACGGCGGGCAGGGCGAGTACGTCCGCGTTCCGTTCGCTGACGCCACACTGGTCAAGGTGCCGGGCCACGGGCACTCGGACGCTGTCCTCAAGTCGCTGGTGGCGCTGTCGGACGTGATGTGCACCGGGCACCACGCCGCGGTCAGCGCCGGCGTGAAGGCCGGCGACACCGTGGCGGTCGTTGGCGACGGGGCGGTCGGTCTGTGCGCGGTCATTGCCGCCAAACGCCTCGGCGCCGAACGGATCATCTCACTGAGCCGCAATCCCGTACGTCAGGCTCTCGCCCGCGAGTTCGGCGCGACCGACATCGTGACCGAGCGCGGCGACGACGCCACCAAGCTGATCATGGAGATGACCAGTGGTATCGGCGTCGATGCTGCCCTGGAATGCGTCGGCACCGGCCAGTCGATGGCCACCGCATTCGGGATCGCCCGGGTCGGGTCGATCGTCGGCGCCGTCGGTGTGCCGCACGACTCTGTCGTGCCGATTCAGACGGTCATCTTCCGTAACATCGGGCTACGCGGCGGTGTGGCACCGGCCCGCCGCTACATCCCGGAGTTGCTCGACGACGTCCTGGCCGAGCGCATCAATCCCGGCCTCGTCTTCGACTACGAAACCGACCTCGACGGGATCGGCGACGCCTACACCGCGATGCTCGAGCGCCGCGCGACCAAGTCACTCGTGCGGATCGGCGCCTAA
- a CDS encoding aldo/keto reductase, with protein MRTAKLGELEVARIGLGAMGMSHGYTGAGSDDAESIRTIHRAVELGVTLIDTAEIYGPYVNEELVGRALKGRRDQVVLATKFGLVAHDGRGPWTLDSSPDNIRTAVEGSLKRLGTDHIDLYYQHRVDPNTPIEETMGALAELVKDGKIRYIGLSEAWIDTIRRAHAVHPVTALQSEYSLWTRDQEQVLPVLRELGIGLVPYSPLGHGFLTGALRTPADIERLDDDDFRKSNPRFTGENFQRNLRIADEVQHVADEVDATPAQVALAWLLTRGGDIVPIPGTKRVSRVEENTAADAVELTPEQVAKLDALTPAEGGHHTDEQMQMIER; from the coding sequence ATGCGCACCGCCAAGCTCGGTGAACTCGAGGTTGCCCGGATCGGCCTGGGCGCCATGGGCATGTCACATGGCTACACCGGCGCCGGCAGCGACGACGCCGAGTCGATCCGCACCATCCACCGTGCCGTCGAGCTCGGGGTCACGCTGATCGACACCGCGGAGATCTACGGCCCGTACGTCAACGAGGAACTCGTCGGCCGGGCGCTGAAGGGCCGCCGCGATCAGGTCGTGCTGGCCACCAAGTTCGGCCTCGTCGCGCACGACGGCCGCGGCCCGTGGACGCTGGACAGCAGCCCCGACAACATCCGCACCGCCGTCGAAGGCTCGCTGAAGCGGCTCGGCACCGACCACATCGACCTCTACTACCAGCACCGGGTCGACCCGAACACCCCGATCGAGGAGACCATGGGCGCCCTCGCGGAGCTCGTGAAGGACGGCAAGATCCGCTACATCGGCCTGTCCGAGGCCTGGATCGACACCATCCGCCGCGCCCACGCCGTGCACCCGGTCACCGCCCTGCAGTCGGAGTACTCCCTCTGGACGCGCGACCAGGAACAGGTCCTTCCCGTGCTGCGTGAGCTCGGCATCGGCCTGGTGCCGTACTCCCCGCTCGGGCATGGCTTCCTCACCGGCGCCCTGCGCACTCCGGCCGACATCGAGCGCCTCGACGACGACGACTTCCGCAAGAGCAATCCGCGGTTCACCGGCGAGAACTTCCAGCGCAACCTGCGCATCGCCGACGAGGTGCAGCATGTCGCCGACGAGGTGGACGCCACCCCGGCCCAGGTCGCCCTGGCCTGGCTGCTGACCCGCGGTGGCGACATCGTCCCGATTCCCGGCACCAAGCGGGTCAGCCGGGTGGAGGAGAACACCGCCGCCGACGCCGTCGAACTCACCCCCGAGCAGGTCGCCAAGCTTGACGCGCTGACCCCGGCCGAGGGCGGCCACCACACCGACGAGCAGATGCAGATGATTGAGCGCTGA
- a CDS encoding helix-turn-helix transcriptional regulator, producing MGIDNRDEVRAFLTSRRAKVSPEQAGIPAYGSRRVTGLRRGEVAALAGVSVEYYTRMERGNLAGASDSVLDAIARALHLDDTETTHLHHLARAAGPAPARTRARRDSTPEIRPTIRRLLDSMTGVPAFLRNYRFDILAANPLGMALYAPLFVSGPALPVNSLRFTFLNPHAQMFYPEWAKTARSAVGALRIAAAQNPHDQQLMNLIGELSMRSDDFRTWWAAQDVYVHRHGTKRFHHPAIGELELAYEALELPGDEALSIVTYSAEPGTASGDGLELLATWAATKQSATAGAE from the coding sequence ATGGGTATCGACAACCGCGACGAGGTCCGCGCGTTCCTCACCTCACGCCGGGCGAAGGTCAGCCCGGAGCAGGCGGGTATCCCGGCGTACGGCAGCCGTCGCGTGACCGGACTGCGCCGAGGGGAAGTCGCCGCGCTCGCCGGGGTCAGCGTCGAGTACTACACCCGGATGGAGCGCGGCAACCTGGCCGGCGCCTCCGACAGCGTCTTGGACGCCATCGCCCGCGCGTTGCACCTCGACGACACCGAGACCACACACCTGCACCACCTGGCACGCGCCGCCGGCCCGGCACCGGCACGCACCCGTGCACGCCGTGACAGCACGCCGGAGATCCGGCCTACGATCCGCCGCCTGCTCGACTCGATGACCGGGGTTCCCGCGTTCCTGCGCAACTACCGCTTCGACATCCTGGCGGCAAACCCGCTGGGCATGGCGCTGTACGCGCCGTTATTCGTCAGCGGCCCGGCGCTGCCGGTCAATTCGCTGCGATTCACATTCCTGAATCCGCACGCCCAGATGTTCTACCCCGAGTGGGCGAAGACCGCCCGCTCCGCGGTCGGCGCGCTGCGCATCGCCGCCGCTCAGAACCCCCACGACCAGCAGCTGATGAACCTCATCGGGGAGCTGTCCATGCGCAGCGACGATTTCCGCACGTGGTGGGCCGCCCAGGACGTCTACGTGCACCGCCACGGCACGAAGCGGTTCCACCACCCGGCCATCGGCGAACTGGAACTGGCCTACGAAGCGCTCGAGCTGCCCGGTGACGAGGCTCTGAGCATTGTCACCTACTCCGCCGAGCCGGGCACTGCCTCCGGCGACGGCCTCGAACTGCTCGCCACCTGGGCCGCGACGAAGCAGAGCGCCACAGCCGGAGCCGAATGA
- a CDS encoding flavodoxin, which translates to MTMNRHPRRAVLKSALAGVAGTAASAMVNACGSSPVTSPAGGSASRSAAATSSSGGRTVLLAYFSRAGENYFNGGRRRLTVGNTEVVAGYISRLIGCEVHKIEAVDPYPDEYQPTVERNLQEQRGDARPGIANPLTSIDGYDTILLGSPIWNVRAPMIMTTLVEGLDFTGKTIHPLTTHAMSGLGTTERDYAASCPGARLGEGLAVRGEEVADAEPAVDAWLRRIGLLTR; encoded by the coding sequence ATGACGATGAACAGGCACCCACGCCGCGCGGTACTCAAGAGCGCGCTGGCCGGTGTTGCCGGGACAGCGGCGAGCGCAATGGTGAACGCTTGTGGTAGTTCACCGGTGACGTCTCCGGCAGGCGGCAGCGCGTCGCGCAGCGCGGCGGCCACGTCGTCCTCAGGCGGCCGCACGGTGCTGTTGGCCTATTTCTCCCGTGCCGGGGAGAACTACTTCAACGGCGGCCGCCGGCGTCTGACGGTCGGCAACACCGAGGTTGTCGCGGGTTACATCAGCAGGCTCATCGGCTGCGAAGTCCACAAGATCGAGGCTGTCGACCCGTATCCCGACGAGTATCAGCCGACGGTCGAGCGTAACTTGCAGGAGCAGCGAGGCGATGCCCGGCCGGGCATCGCCAACCCGCTGACCTCGATCGACGGGTACGACACGATCCTGTTGGGCAGCCCGATCTGGAACGTCCGAGCGCCCATGATCATGACCACGTTGGTCGAAGGCCTCGATTTCACCGGCAAGACGATCCACCCGCTCACTACGCACGCGATGAGCGGTCTCGGCACGACAGAACGTGACTACGCCGCGTCCTGCCCCGGCGCGCGACTGGGGGAGGGCCTTGCTGTGCGCGGTGAGGAAGTCGCCGACGCCGAGCCCGCGGTCGACGCGTGGCTACGCCGGATCGGCCTGCTCACCCGCTGA
- a CDS encoding alpha/beta hydrolase, producing MAVIVVVTLLTTIALSRRTQRDDGSRASSPAFTPSVPADMLARFQDTPARRQGEVVRVDYSTRHNNATTGKHALVYLPAGYNEQDQQTRYDVLYLMHGAGMTTESFFGGAGESSVVKNMLDHMIEEGLLKATIVVTPTFYPDDNASLDLHYAGQLDRAFPQELENDLMPAVEGRYHTYARTTDAAGFTASRTHRAFAGFSMGAVTTWYVFINNLDYFAYFMPMAGDCWVIEDSGGAAAPEQTAAYLDRVARDSGYQRDDYLIAASVGSGDGTSYQMEPQIREMRKMSRSFDSGDTGNLRYALDPGGGHDAESLYRQFYGSIQLFF from the coding sequence TTGGCCGTCATCGTCGTAGTGACCTTGCTGACGACGATTGCGTTGTCCAGGCGGACTCAGCGTGACGATGGCAGTCGCGCGAGCAGTCCGGCGTTCACTCCGTCGGTGCCCGCCGACATGCTCGCCCGTTTTCAGGACACCCCGGCCCGACGACAGGGCGAAGTGGTGCGCGTCGACTATTCGACCCGGCACAACAACGCGACGACCGGCAAACATGCGCTGGTCTATCTACCGGCCGGCTACAACGAACAGGATCAGCAGACACGTTATGACGTTCTGTATCTGATGCACGGCGCCGGCATGACCACAGAAAGCTTCTTCGGCGGTGCCGGCGAGTCGTCGGTGGTGAAGAACATGCTGGACCACATGATCGAGGAAGGTCTACTGAAGGCGACGATCGTCGTCACGCCGACGTTCTACCCGGACGACAATGCCAGCCTCGACCTGCACTACGCCGGACAGCTGGACAGAGCGTTCCCCCAGGAACTGGAGAACGATCTCATGCCGGCTGTCGAGGGCCGTTATCACACCTATGCGCGGACCACCGACGCTGCCGGGTTCACCGCCTCGCGGACGCACCGCGCCTTCGCTGGTTTCTCCATGGGTGCCGTTACGACGTGGTATGTCTTCATCAACAACCTCGACTACTTCGCCTACTTCATGCCGATGGCAGGTGACTGCTGGGTGATCGAGGACTCGGGCGGAGCCGCCGCGCCGGAGCAGACCGCCGCCTATCTCGACCGGGTCGCCCGAGACTCCGGTTACCAGCGCGACGACTACCTGATCGCGGCGTCGGTCGGGTCGGGCGACGGCACGAGCTACCAGATGGAGCCGCAGATCCGTGAGATGCGGAAGATGTCGCGCAGCTTCGATTCGGGCGACACCGGCAACCTGCGCTATGCCCTCGATCCTGGCGGCGGGCACGATGCGGAGTCGCTGTACCGGCAGTTCTACGGCTCGATCCAGTTGTTCTTCTGA
- a CDS encoding DoxX family protein encodes MNTAALRNLALLIARVGLGVIFIAHGWQKFTEYGLDGTAASFEQMGVPLPTLSAWFAAVVEFAGGIALVLGLAVSVAGVLLALNMLGAFVLVHVGNGIFVGDNGFELVLALGAGALVFAAVGAGQFSLDRLIAPRLSRASARRATAAGR; translated from the coding sequence ATGAACACCGCTGCGCTTCGTAACCTGGCTCTGCTCATCGCCCGCGTCGGTCTCGGTGTCATCTTCATCGCCCATGGATGGCAGAAGTTCACCGAATACGGGCTGGACGGCACTGCGGCGTCGTTTGAGCAGATGGGCGTCCCGTTGCCCACGCTGAGCGCTTGGTTCGCCGCGGTCGTGGAGTTCGCCGGTGGCATCGCTCTGGTCCTGGGCCTTGCCGTATCCGTGGCAGGGGTCCTGCTGGCGCTGAACATGCTGGGTGCGTTCGTCCTTGTGCATGTCGGCAACGGCATCTTCGTCGGCGACAACGGCTTCGAGCTCGTGCTTGCGCTTGGCGCCGGTGCCCTGGTGTTCGCCGCCGTCGGTGCCGGACAGTTCAGCCTGGACCGCCTGATCGCGCCGCGGCTGTCTCGTGCGTCGGCTCGCCGCGCGACTGCAGCGGGGCGTTGA
- a CDS encoding helix-turn-helix transcriptional regulator has translation MDNRSEIRDFMMSRRAKVSPQQVDLPVHGPRRVPGLRRSEVARLAGVSIEYYTRLERGNLAGVSDSVLDAVARALRLDDAERTHLADLARNCGPAARRRRPDPSRKVRPNLQRLLDALTGAPGFVLDRRADLVAANPLGRALLAPLYERAGAPNHARFVFLDARAAQFWTDWAKVADDVVALLHVQAARYPYDKGLTELIGELSTRSDQFRTRWARHDVRAHTTGVKRLQHPVVGPLELTFEVLMPAADDDQALVVYCAEPGSASADGLRLLAGWAATGGGQLARPDDAPLPNG, from the coding sequence GTGGACAACCGCAGCGAGATCCGCGACTTCATGATGTCCCGCCGAGCCAAAGTCAGCCCGCAACAGGTGGACCTGCCGGTACACGGCCCCCGCCGAGTCCCTGGCTTGCGGCGCTCCGAGGTCGCACGGCTCGCCGGAGTGAGTATCGAGTACTACACCCGGCTGGAGCGCGGCAACCTCGCCGGAGTCTCCGACAGCGTCCTGGACGCGGTCGCCCGTGCACTGCGACTGGACGACGCGGAACGGACGCATCTGGCGGACCTCGCCCGCAACTGTGGACCGGCGGCGCGCCGCCGGCGCCCGGACCCGAGCCGCAAGGTACGCCCCAACCTGCAACGCCTGCTGGACGCGCTGACTGGCGCGCCGGGGTTCGTCCTCGACCGCCGCGCTGATCTGGTTGCCGCAAACCCGTTGGGCCGGGCCCTGCTCGCGCCGCTCTACGAGCGCGCCGGCGCGCCCAACCACGCCCGGTTCGTGTTCCTCGACGCCCGGGCCGCGCAATTCTGGACCGACTGGGCGAAGGTCGCCGACGACGTAGTCGCACTGCTGCATGTGCAGGCCGCCCGCTACCCGTACGACAAAGGACTGACCGAGCTCATCGGTGAGCTGAGCACTCGCAGCGATCAGTTCCGCACCCGCTGGGCGCGTCACGACGTGCGCGCCCATACGACCGGTGTCAAACGCCTGCAGCACCCGGTGGTCGGCCCGCTCGAGTTGACCTTCGAGGTGCTCATGCCGGCTGCCGACGACGACCAGGCCCTGGTCGTGTACTGCGCCGAGCCCGGTAGCGCCTCGGCGGACGGCCTTCGGCTGCTCGCCGGCTGGGCCGCCACCGGCGGCGGGCAACTCGCCCGGCCTGACGATGCGCCGCTACCGAACGGGTGA
- a CDS encoding DUF2255 family protein has product MANESTMTSWTSDELTAIGCAEELLIASLRDDGTLRPYVTIWVVRVDGDLYVRSARGVTSQWFARAVRSGAGRIRAGGLERDVTFTEPAGADHADIDAAYHAKYDRYGPAIVGSVVGEKAHPVTVRLLPRP; this is encoded by the coding sequence GTGGCGAACGAATCGACGATGACGTCCTGGACGAGTGACGAGCTGACGGCGATCGGCTGCGCCGAGGAACTGCTGATCGCGTCGCTACGCGACGACGGCACCCTGCGCCCGTACGTGACGATCTGGGTCGTGCGCGTCGATGGCGATCTGTATGTCCGCTCGGCCCGCGGTGTGACCAGCCAATGGTTCGCCCGGGCCGTGCGCAGCGGCGCCGGCCGCATCCGGGCCGGCGGCCTGGAACGCGACGTGACATTCACCGAACCCGCAGGCGCCGACCATGCCGACATCGACGCCGCCTACCACGCCAAGTACGACCGCTACGGGCCCGCCATCGTGGGATCCGTCGTGGGGGAGAAGGCGCACCCGGTCACCGTCCGCCTGCTTCCCCGACCCTGA
- a CDS encoding MFS transporter yields the protein MSTSSPAAPTRPDAATAQPATRPGASLTVAMLGFAVVTLDTQVVNVALPDISAGYGGSLSGLQWVVTGYTLMFSALLLFAGTFSDRVGARRAYGIGMMIFVVASAACGLAPGLGWLVAARILQGVGAALITPTSLALIRAAYPDGAARAKAIAYWAMGGAIAAAAGPVLGGALTQLDWRLIFFLNLPVGLIAVLVLRRAAESPRTIVPFDWTGQIAAVLALAALTFAVIEGGALGFASPLILAAFALAVAAIVVFLAAQVRSRHPMVPLGLFRSRTLGVALAVGFLGMVGFYGVVFLQSLYFQQLRGASPFVTGLLFLPMTALVAVLNPLAARTAARFGPVVPIVGGQLVMAAGLAGLVLLPADAPTLLVAAVMVPVGVGGSFTVPPITALILDSVPRERAGTAGGVFNTFRQMGGSLGVAAYGAVVASRPTFLAGLRISLTATAILILFTAAASLALRPART from the coding sequence ATGTCCACTTCCTCGCCCGCGGCGCCCACGAGGCCTGATGCCGCCACAGCGCAGCCGGCAACACGGCCCGGCGCGTCGTTGACGGTGGCGATGCTCGGCTTCGCCGTCGTCACCCTCGACACCCAGGTCGTCAATGTCGCACTGCCCGACATCAGCGCCGGCTACGGCGGCAGTCTGTCCGGTCTGCAGTGGGTGGTCACCGGCTACACGTTGATGTTCTCCGCCCTGCTGCTGTTCGCCGGCACGTTCTCCGACCGCGTCGGCGCGCGTCGCGCGTACGGAATAGGCATGATGATTTTCGTGGTGGCATCCGCGGCCTGCGGCCTGGCACCGGGGCTCGGCTGGCTGGTCGCGGCACGAATACTGCAGGGCGTCGGCGCCGCCCTGATCACCCCGACCTCGCTGGCGTTGATCCGGGCCGCCTACCCCGACGGCGCCGCCCGGGCCAAGGCCATCGCCTACTGGGCGATGGGCGGAGCGATCGCCGCCGCGGCCGGACCGGTCCTCGGCGGCGCGCTGACCCAACTGGATTGGCGGCTCATTTTCTTCCTCAATCTGCCGGTCGGCCTCATCGCTGTGCTGGTGCTGCGCCGCGCCGCCGAATCACCCCGCACCATCGTGCCGTTCGACTGGACCGGCCAGATCGCCGCGGTGCTTGCTCTCGCCGCACTCACCTTCGCGGTCATCGAAGGCGGAGCCCTCGGCTTCGCCAGCCCGCTGATCCTCGCCGCGTTCGCGCTCGCCGTCGCCGCCATCGTCGTGTTCCTCGCCGCCCAGGTCCGAAGCCGTCACCCCATGGTGCCTCTGGGCCTGTTCCGCTCCCGCACCCTCGGCGTCGCCCTTGCGGTCGGCTTCCTCGGCATGGTCGGTTTCTACGGCGTCGTCTTCCTCCAGTCGCTGTACTTCCAGCAGCTGCGCGGCGCGTCGCCGTTTGTCACCGGCCTGCTGTTTCTGCCGATGACCGCCCTGGTCGCGGTCCTCAACCCGCTCGCCGCCCGCACCGCCGCCCGATTCGGCCCCGTCGTGCCGATCGTCGGCGGCCAGCTGGTGATGGCCGCCGGCCTTGCCGGCCTCGTACTGTTACCCGCCGACGCGCCGACGCTGCTGGTGGCCGCCGTCATGGTGCCGGTCGGTGTCGGGGGCTCGTTCACCGTCCCGCCGATCACCGCACTGATCCTCGACAGCGTTCCGCGTGAGCGCGCCGGCACGGCCGGTGGTGTCTTCAACACCTTTCGCCAGATGGGCGGGTCGCTCGGCGTTGCCGCCTACGGTGCCGTCGTCGCGAGCCGGCCCACCTTCCTCGCCGGCCTGCGGATCAGCCTCACCGCCACCGCGATCCTCATTCTGTTCACCGCTGCCGCAAGTCTGGCGTTGCGTCCCGCGCGCACATGA
- a CDS encoding aldo/keto reductase translates to MSDNNNSRRRFLLGAAGIASTPLVAGLVGCTSDDQVTAADRSVAPAGGGETATTAITLAARRRLGSLEVSSLGLGCQTMPGNLYGPVSSRENMVGIIRTAVDQGVTFFDTAEVYGPLESERILGEALQPVRDRVVIATKFGMNVDPQTGERGEGFNSRPDHIPQAVDAMLQRLRTDHIDLLYQHRVDPAVPIEDVAGAVKELITAGKVRHWGLSEPGVQTIRRAHAVQPLTAIQNEYNLLWRGSEEQVLPLCEELGIGFVPWAPLSYGFTTGTINPYTRFAEGDFRAMVPRHSRENMAANMAVVQLLHDWSVRKGATPAQLSLAWLQAQKPWIVPIPSATRTLHLLENIGAEEVTFAGNELQEFTTALNAIEIKGERLPAPVLAGTGVEAPMP, encoded by the coding sequence ATGTCTGACAATAACAACAGCCGTCGCCGGTTCCTGCTGGGTGCGGCCGGTATCGCGTCGACTCCTCTGGTCGCCGGACTGGTGGGCTGCACCTCCGATGATCAGGTGACAGCGGCCGACCGCAGCGTCGCACCGGCCGGGGGCGGGGAGACCGCGACGACGGCGATCACTCTGGCCGCCCGTCGGCGGCTCGGCTCGCTGGAGGTGTCCAGCCTCGGGCTCGGTTGCCAGACCATGCCGGGCAATCTTTACGGGCCGGTCAGCAGCCGAGAGAACATGGTCGGGATCATCCGCACCGCCGTCGATCAAGGGGTCACCTTCTTCGACACGGCGGAGGTGTACGGGCCGCTGGAGTCGGAGCGCATCCTCGGTGAGGCGCTGCAACCGGTCCGCGACCGCGTGGTGATCGCGACGAAGTTCGGGATGAACGTCGACCCGCAGACCGGCGAACGTGGCGAAGGCTTCAACAGCCGGCCCGATCACATCCCGCAGGCCGTCGACGCCATGCTCCAGCGACTGCGCACCGACCACATCGACCTTCTCTACCAGCACCGCGTCGACCCCGCCGTGCCGATCGAAGATGTGGCGGGCGCGGTCAAGGAGCTGATCACGGCGGGCAAAGTCCGGCACTGGGGCCTGTCCGAGCCGGGCGTGCAGACGATCCGCCGGGCTCATGCGGTGCAGCCGCTGACGGCGATCCAGAACGAGTACAACCTGCTGTGGCGTGGTTCTGAGGAGCAGGTCCTGCCGCTGTGCGAAGAGCTCGGTATCGGGTTCGTGCCGTGGGCGCCGCTGTCCTACGGCTTCACGACCGGAACCATCAATCCCTACACCCGGTTCGCCGAAGGTGACTTCCGGGCGATGGTGCCGCGGCACTCGCGGGAGAACATGGCCGCGAACATGGCGGTGGTGCAGTTGCTGCACGACTGGTCGGTGCGCAAGGGCGCCACCCCGGCACAGCTGTCGCTGGCGTGGTTGCAGGCGCAGAAGCCGTGGATCGTGCCGATCCCGTCCGCCACCCGCACGTTGCACCTGCTGGAGAACATCGGCGCCGAGGAGGTCACCTTCGCCGGCAACGAGCTGCAGGAGTTCACGACTGCTCTGAACGCGATCGAGATCAAGGGGGAACGCCTGCCCGCGCCGGTGCTCGCCGGGACTGGAGTCGAGGCGCCGATGCCGTGA
- a CDS encoding aldo/keto reductase produces the protein MASMSTIPQLTLNNGVEMPALGFGVFQTPPDETRSAVEAALSAGYRHIDTAAAYGNERQVGEAVAKSGLDRSAVFLETKIWISDYGYDETLHGFDKSAGKLGVDQIDLLILHQALPSDFDKTLGAYRALETLLADGKVRAIGVSNFMVDHLTALLDRATVVPAVNQIEVHPYFAQREVQAFGAQHGILSQAWSPIGGITFYREGEHTSTLQDPVIAGIAQAHGKTPAQVMLRWHLQQGRSAIPKSTKPARMAENLDVVDFELTADELAAIDGLDTGKRGGPEPAVITLENFHRDIPEA, from the coding sequence ATGGCCAGCATGTCCACGATCCCGCAGCTGACGTTGAACAACGGCGTCGAGATGCCCGCCCTCGGATTCGGTGTCTTCCAGACTCCGCCGGACGAGACCCGCTCGGCGGTCGAGGCGGCGCTGTCGGCCGGCTACCGGCACATCGACACCGCAGCCGCCTACGGCAACGAGCGGCAGGTCGGCGAGGCCGTCGCGAAGTCCGGCCTAGACCGCTCGGCGGTCTTCCTCGAGACCAAGATCTGGATCAGCGATTACGGGTACGACGAGACGCTGCACGGCTTCGACAAGAGTGCCGGCAAACTCGGCGTCGACCAGATCGATCTGCTGATCCTGCACCAGGCCCTGCCGTCGGATTTTGACAAGACTCTCGGCGCCTACCGTGCCCTGGAGACGCTGCTGGCAGACGGCAAGGTCCGCGCCATCGGCGTCAGCAACTTCATGGTCGACCACCTGACCGCGTTGCTGGACAGGGCCACGGTGGTGCCCGCGGTGAACCAGATCGAGGTGCACCCGTACTTCGCTCAGCGTGAGGTGCAGGCGTTCGGCGCCCAGCACGGCATCCTGTCCCAGGCGTGGTCACCGATCGGTGGCATCACGTTCTACCGCGAGGGCGAGCACACCAGCACCCTGCAGGACCCGGTGATCGCCGGGATCGCCCAGGCGCACGGCAAGACGCCGGCGCAGGTGATGCTGCGCTGGCACCTGCAGCAGGGCCGCTCGGCGATCCCGAAGTCGACGAAGCCGGCCCGCATGGCGGAGAACTTGGACGTCGTCGACTTCGAGTTGACCGCCGACGAGCTCGCCGCCATCGACGGCCTGGACACCGGCAAGCGCGGCGGCCCTGAGCCCGCCGTCATCACCCTGGAGAACTTCCACCGCGACATCCCCGAAGCCTGA